The following coding sequences are from one Verrucosispora sp. WMMD573 window:
- a CDS encoding Gfo/Idh/MocA family oxidoreductase yields MSTTNNELRVGMVGYAFMGAAHSQAWRTVNRVYDLPARARMALICGRDSAKVAEAADRLGWDEHTTDWRELVNRPDIDVVDICTPGDSHAEIALAALAAGKHVLCEKPLANTVAEAREMAAAAATAQAGGARSMCGFNYRRVPAVALMRQLVADGRLGEIRHVRAAYLQDWIVDPQFPLVWRLRKEVSGSGALGDIGAHIIDLTQYVTGQRISGVSAVTETFVKERPLPAESSGLAAQADGAGAATGPVTVDDAAIFVARLDGGALATYEATRFATGRKNALRVEINGSLGSVAFDLERLNELEFLDATRPAAEQGFNRILVTEAEHPYLSAWWPPGHIIGYEHSFTHQMRDFIEAVATGVDPSPSFADALQVQLVLDAVTRSAELGSSWAAVEPSMATVAA; encoded by the coding sequence TTGTCCACGACAAACAACGAACTGCGGGTCGGCATGGTCGGCTACGCGTTCATGGGGGCCGCGCACTCGCAGGCGTGGCGCACCGTGAACCGGGTGTACGACCTGCCCGCGCGAGCCCGGATGGCGCTCATCTGCGGCCGGGACTCCGCGAAGGTGGCCGAGGCCGCCGACCGGCTCGGCTGGGATGAGCACACCACGGACTGGCGGGAACTGGTGAACCGTCCGGACATCGACGTGGTCGACATCTGCACACCGGGTGACAGCCACGCCGAGATCGCGCTGGCCGCGCTGGCCGCGGGCAAGCACGTGCTGTGTGAGAAGCCGTTGGCCAACACGGTCGCCGAGGCCCGGGAGATGGCCGCCGCGGCGGCCACCGCCCAGGCCGGCGGGGCCCGGTCGATGTGTGGCTTCAACTACCGGCGGGTGCCCGCGGTGGCGCTGATGCGTCAGCTCGTCGCCGACGGGCGGCTCGGCGAGATCCGGCACGTCCGGGCCGCCTACCTGCAGGACTGGATCGTGGACCCGCAGTTCCCCCTGGTCTGGCGGCTCCGCAAGGAGGTGTCGGGCTCCGGTGCACTGGGTGACATCGGTGCGCACATCATCGACCTGACCCAGTACGTCACCGGACAGCGGATCAGCGGGGTCAGCGCGGTGACCGAGACGTTCGTCAAGGAGCGGCCGTTGCCGGCCGAGTCGAGCGGGTTGGCGGCGCAGGCCGACGGGGCCGGGGCCGCCACCGGCCCGGTCACCGTCGACGACGCGGCGATCTTCGTGGCCCGCCTCGACGGCGGGGCACTTGCCACGTACGAGGCGACCCGGTTCGCCACCGGGCGCAAGAACGCCCTCCGCGTGGAGATCAACGGCTCGCTGGGCAGCGTCGCCTTCGATCTGGAACGCCTCAACGAACTGGAGTTCCTCGACGCCACCCGGCCCGCCGCCGAGCAGGGCTTCAACCGGATACTGGTGACCGAGGCCGAGCACCCGTACCTGTCGGCCTGGTGGCCGCCGGGGCACATCATCGGGTACGAACACTCCTTCACCCACCAGATGCGCGACTTCATCGAGGCGGTGGCGACCGGCGTCGACCCGTCGCCCTCGTTCGCCGA
- a CDS encoding substrate-binding domain-containing protein has protein sequence MTQHSRDMSRRRLLFGGAAVGAGVLLAGCTSNEQSPTEAQTKAADGNANAEPGQEVTIGFSAPAADHGWIAAITNNAKAQAAAYSDVNFNIVEAGADAAAQRAALSTLISQRPDVIVLLPHDGKELNSFGLEAMQAGIPVVNLDRAFPDAKAYRLQIKGDNYGMGVSAATFIAEQLKAKGVSNPVITEIAGIDSLELTQERSKGFADTLAQHGLRVANRRAAEFTVDTGQREAAQLLQAEPKIDALWNHDDDQGIGVLAAISQANRSEFFMVGGAGSKKAMEDIQADNTVLKATVTYSPSMASSAISLARLIGQGRGMSDLVELQVPKEIVLASETITKENASDYLKLGF, from the coding sequence ATGACCCAGCACAGTCGCGACATGTCGCGGCGCCGGCTGCTCTTCGGCGGGGCGGCCGTCGGCGCCGGCGTACTGCTCGCCGGTTGTACCAGCAACGAGCAGTCGCCGACCGAGGCGCAGACCAAGGCGGCCGACGGCAACGCCAACGCCGAGCCCGGCCAGGAGGTGACCATCGGCTTCTCCGCACCGGCCGCGGATCACGGCTGGATCGCCGCGATCACCAACAACGCGAAGGCGCAGGCCGCCGCGTATTCCGACGTGAACTTCAACATCGTCGAGGCGGGTGCGGACGCGGCGGCCCAGCGGGCGGCGCTGTCCACCCTGATCTCCCAGCGGCCCGACGTGATCGTGCTGCTGCCGCACGACGGCAAGGAGCTCAACTCGTTCGGGCTGGAGGCGATGCAGGCCGGCATCCCGGTGGTCAACCTGGACCGGGCCTTCCCCGACGCCAAGGCGTACCGGTTGCAGATCAAGGGCGACAACTACGGTATGGGCGTCTCCGCGGCCACCTTCATCGCCGAGCAGCTCAAGGCCAAGGGGGTCAGCAACCCGGTGATCACCGAGATCGCCGGCATCGACTCGCTGGAGCTGACCCAGGAGCGGTCGAAGGGCTTCGCCGACACCCTGGCCCAGCACGGTCTGCGGGTGGCCAACCGTCGGGCGGCGGAATTCACTGTGGACACCGGTCAGCGGGAGGCGGCCCAGCTGCTGCAGGCCGAGCCGAAGATCGACGCTCTCTGGAACCACGACGACGACCAGGGCATCGGTGTGCTGGCCGCGATCAGCCAGGCCAACCGCAGCGAGTTCTTCATGGTCGGCGGCGCCGGCTCGAAGAAGGCGATGGAGGACATCCAGGCCGACAACACGGTGCTGAAGGCCACGGTGACCTACAGCCCGTCGATGGCGTCCTCGGCGATCTCGCTGGCCCGTCTCATCGGCCAGGGCAGGGGCATGTCCGACCTGGTGGAACTCCAGGTTCCCAAGGAGATCGTCCTCGCCTCCGAAACGATCACCAAGGAGAACGCGAGCGACTACCTCAAGCTCGGGTTCTGA
- a CDS encoding ABC transporter permease, with translation MTDSPPTTKLPAQSPPVDPAETEAAGHATAGPTGGLSWWHGDGGEGAKRNLALIGVLLALFVIGAATRWDLYSNPDWVWANMLSILKLASVVGVVTVGMTFVIIGGGIDLSVGAIVALAGVWCTTVATQSFGAGGMIFTAIIVGLAVGLVNGTLIAYGRLVPFIATLAMLVAARGLAAEISQKQTQISQNSTINGIASTDLLGIPLLVYILAAVVAAGWVLLNRTTFGRRTVAVGGNPEAARLAGINVRLHTLLLYALSGLCCGIAAIMLTAQATSAQAAMANLYELDAIAAVIIGGTLLSGGRGTIIGSLLGVIIFATITNLFAINGLSTEAQNMVKGGIIVAAVLIQQIQFGTLSQFFRRNRLTTS, from the coding sequence ATGACCGATAGTCCGCCCACGACTAAGCTGCCGGCGCAGTCGCCACCGGTGGACCCGGCCGAGACCGAGGCGGCGGGACACGCCACGGCGGGCCCCACCGGCGGGCTCTCCTGGTGGCACGGCGACGGCGGTGAGGGCGCCAAGCGGAACCTCGCCCTGATCGGGGTGCTGCTGGCACTCTTCGTGATCGGTGCGGCCACCCGGTGGGACCTGTACTCCAACCCGGACTGGGTGTGGGCGAACATGCTCAGCATCCTCAAGCTCGCCTCGGTGGTCGGCGTGGTCACCGTCGGGATGACCTTCGTGATCATCGGGGGTGGTATCGATCTCTCGGTCGGGGCGATCGTGGCGCTGGCCGGGGTCTGGTGCACCACGGTGGCGACCCAGAGCTTCGGCGCCGGCGGGATGATCTTCACCGCGATCATCGTCGGGTTGGCGGTCGGCCTGGTCAACGGGACGCTCATCGCGTACGGGCGGCTGGTGCCGTTCATCGCGACGCTGGCCATGCTCGTCGCCGCTCGGGGACTGGCCGCCGAGATCTCCCAGAAGCAGACCCAGATCTCGCAGAACAGCACCATCAACGGCATCGCCAGCACCGATCTGCTCGGCATTCCGCTGCTGGTCTACATCCTGGCCGCCGTGGTGGCCGCGGGCTGGGTGCTGCTGAACCGCACCACGTTCGGGCGGCGCACCGTCGCCGTCGGCGGCAACCCCGAAGCCGCCCGCCTGGCCGGCATCAACGTCCGGCTGCACACCCTGTTGCTGTACGCGCTGTCCGGCCTGTGCTGCGGCATCGCCGCCATCATGCTCACCGCCCAGGCCACCTCGGCCCAGGCAGCGATGGCGAACCTCTACGAGCTGGACGCGATCGCCGCCGTGATCATCGGCGGCACGCTGCTCAGCGGCGGGCGGGGCACCATCATCGGCTCCCTGCTCGGCGTGATCATCTTCGCCACCATCACCAACCTCTTCGCCATCAACGGCCTCTCCACGGAGGCGCAGAACATGGTCAAGGGCGGCATCATCGTCGCCGCCGTCCTGATCCAGCAGATCCAGTTCGGCACCCTCTCGCAGTTCTTCCGTCGCAACCGGCTCACCACGAGCTGA
- a CDS encoding sugar ABC transporter ATP-binding protein produces the protein MTEHDVASSTGGTPVATTTGEGEVVLRLTDVVKTFPGVRALDGVQLEVRAGEVHCLLGQNGAGKSTLIKVLAGVHRPDSGQVEWRGERVTFANPQAAMRAGIATIYQELDLVDDLSVAENAFLGHEPRRLGFIRRRHMANRTRQILGRLGHAEIPPNRMVRALPAAGKQVVSMARALSHEARLIIMDEPSAVLAHDEVENLFRIIRELTAQGIAVIYISHRLEEIREIGDRVTVLKDGRTTAANLPARATPTSDLVSRMTGRDIEYVFPDRPADTVVGDELLQVDGLTRHGEFVDVSLTVRAGEIVGIAGLVGSGRSELLETIYGARAAETGSVRMAGRALRPGSVGAAVKAGMGMAPEERKSQALLLGEPIYRNVTLATFARYARFGFTDMGRERTEADRIAESLEMRPRDVRRAVRTLSGGNQQKVVVGRWLLGDTKLLLLDEPTRGVDVGARAELYQVIRQLAAQGVGVLLVSSEVPEVLGLADRVLVMREGRVVRTAPADELDEPTVLDLVMAGSLMEGAAA, from the coding sequence ATGACCGAGCACGACGTGGCAAGCTCGACCGGCGGCACGCCGGTCGCGACGACCACCGGCGAGGGCGAGGTGGTGCTGCGCCTGACCGACGTGGTCAAGACCTTCCCGGGCGTACGCGCCCTGGACGGCGTGCAACTGGAGGTCCGCGCGGGCGAGGTGCACTGCCTGCTCGGGCAGAACGGTGCCGGCAAGTCCACCTTGATCAAGGTTCTCGCCGGGGTGCACCGGCCGGACTCGGGCCAGGTCGAGTGGCGCGGCGAGCGGGTCACCTTCGCCAATCCGCAGGCCGCGATGCGCGCCGGGATCGCCACCATCTACCAGGAACTAGACCTGGTCGACGACCTGTCGGTGGCGGAGAACGCCTTCCTGGGGCACGAGCCCCGTCGGCTCGGGTTCATCCGCCGGCGCCACATGGCCAATCGGACGCGCCAGATCCTCGGCCGGCTCGGTCACGCCGAGATCCCACCCAACCGGATGGTGCGGGCACTGCCGGCGGCCGGCAAGCAGGTGGTCAGCATGGCCCGGGCGCTGTCCCACGAGGCCAGACTGATCATCATGGACGAGCCGAGCGCCGTGCTCGCCCACGACGAGGTGGAGAACCTCTTCCGGATCATCCGCGAACTCACCGCCCAGGGCATCGCGGTCATCTACATCTCGCACCGGTTGGAGGAGATCCGCGAGATCGGCGACCGGGTGACCGTACTCAAGGACGGCCGGACCACGGCGGCGAACCTGCCGGCCCGCGCGACCCCGACCAGCGACCTGGTTTCCCGGATGACCGGCCGCGACATCGAGTACGTCTTCCCGGACCGCCCCGCCGACACCGTGGTCGGTGACGAACTGCTCCAGGTCGACGGGTTGACCCGCCACGGCGAGTTCGTCGACGTGTCACTCACCGTCCGAGCGGGAGAGATCGTCGGCATCGCGGGCCTGGTCGGCTCGGGCCGCTCCGAACTACTGGAGACGATCTACGGAGCGCGGGCGGCCGAGACCGGTTCGGTGCGGATGGCCGGCCGGGCACTGCGACCCGGCAGCGTCGGCGCGGCGGTCAAGGCCGGCATGGGCATGGCTCCCGAGGAGCGCAAGAGTCAGGCGCTGCTGCTCGGTGAGCCGATCTACCGCAACGTCACCCTCGCCACCTTCGCTCGCTACGCCCGCTTCGGGTTCACCGACATGGGTCGGGAGCGGACGGAGGCCGACCGGATCGCCGAGAGCCTGGAGATGCGCCCGCGCGACGTCCGCCGGGCGGTACGCACGCTCTCCGGCGGCAACCAGCAGAAGGTGGTGGTCGGTCGCTGGCTGCTCGGCGACACGAAGCTGCTGCTGCTCGACGAGCCCACCCGGGGGGTGGACGTCGGTGCCCGGGCCGAGTTGTACCAGGTGATCCGGCAGCTCGCGGCCCAGGGGGTCGGAGTGCTGCTGGTCTCCAGCGAGGTGCCCGAGGTGCTCGGTCTGGCCGACCGGGTGCTGGTGATGCGGGAAGGGCGGGTCGTCCGGACCGCCCCCGCCGACGAACTCGACGAACCCACGGTGCTCGACCTCGTGATGGCGGGGTCCCTGATGGAAGGCGCAGCGGCATGA
- a CDS encoding ROK family transcriptional regulator — protein sequence MPNADPLHVRLLRLLRDEGALSRAELADRLEMPRPRLLAELERLVALGYVAEAGKAASRGGRRSTLVELSPELRFAAVDLGASSIDVEVVNGRLEPVAAYAETADIRSGPKVILQRVNELLHKAQVDGVYERLDAVGVGVPGPVSFRDGVPVSPPIMPGWDRFPVRELLTREHGCPAVVDNDVNIMAIGERHGGVAHSVDDFLFVKIGTGIGCGIYLSGDVYRGTDGCAGDIGHIQVDQQGPICSCGNAGCLEALFSGAALAKDATAAARAGTSPALAERLDANGSVSALDVAAGALEGDVTCIQLIREGGRRVGGVLAGLVSFTNPSMIVIGGGLAQLGHILLAEIRSVVYRRSLPLATGNLPVVLSELGPRAGVAGAAVLASDLAFGEAA from the coding sequence GTGCCCAACGCCGACCCCCTGCACGTCCGGTTGTTGCGGTTGTTACGCGACGAGGGAGCGCTGTCGCGGGCCGAACTCGCCGACCGCCTGGAGATGCCCCGGCCCCGGCTGCTCGCCGAACTGGAACGGTTGGTCGCCCTCGGCTATGTGGCGGAGGCGGGCAAGGCGGCCTCCCGGGGCGGGCGGCGGTCGACGCTTGTCGAACTGAGCCCCGAACTGCGTTTCGCGGCCGTCGACCTGGGCGCCAGCTCGATCGACGTGGAGGTCGTCAACGGCCGGCTGGAGCCGGTGGCGGCGTACGCGGAGACGGCCGACATCCGGTCCGGCCCGAAGGTGATCCTCCAGCGCGTCAACGAGCTGCTGCACAAGGCCCAGGTCGACGGGGTCTACGAGCGACTCGACGCGGTCGGCGTCGGGGTGCCCGGCCCGGTCAGCTTCCGCGACGGAGTACCGGTCTCACCGCCGATCATGCCCGGCTGGGATCGCTTCCCCGTCCGGGAGCTGCTCACCCGCGAGCACGGATGCCCGGCGGTGGTCGACAACGACGTGAACATCATGGCCATCGGCGAGCGGCACGGCGGGGTGGCCCACTCGGTCGACGACTTCCTCTTCGTCAAGATCGGCACCGGCATCGGCTGCGGGATATACCTCAGCGGCGACGTCTACCGGGGCACCGACGGGTGTGCCGGCGACATCGGCCACATCCAGGTCGATCAGCAGGGGCCGATCTGCTCCTGTGGCAACGCCGGCTGCCTGGAGGCGCTCTTCAGCGGAGCGGCCCTGGCCAAGGACGCCACCGCCGCGGCCAGGGCCGGCACCTCACCCGCTCTGGCCGAACGGTTGGACGCGAACGGTTCGGTCAGCGCTCTCGATGTCGCCGCCGGCGCGCTCGAAGGGGACGTGACCTGCATCCAGCTCATCCGCGAGGGGGGACGTCGGGTCGGCGGAGTGCTCGCCGGGCTGGTCAGCTTCACCAACCCTTCGATGATCGTGATCGGCGGTGGACTCGCCCAACTCGGACACATCCTGCTCGCCGAGATCCGCAGTGTCGTGTACCGCCGCTCGCTGCCGCTGGCCACCGGGAACCTGCCGGTGGTGCTCTCCGAGCTCGGCCCGCGGGCCGGCGTGGCCGGCGCCGCGGTGCTCGCCAGCGACCTGGCCTTCGGGGAGGCGGCATGA
- a CDS encoding YihY/virulence factor BrkB family protein, which yields MASEESSRPDRRGPGADPAPEGRRHEAGVDRDRAERRDRVSEERRNESGTGRADAQRPGDREGRRSEAGADRDEVPVGQQVSDAPAHPGRLSRGEWLAAARRTVREFGDDGLTDRAAALTYYGVLSIFPGLLVLVSLLGLLGPAATRTVRDTVAESVPEQNIREILDAAIEQAHRSGGLAGIAAIIGLLAAFWSASGYVAAFMRASNAIYDVPEGRPIWKTLPIRVGVTAVIGVMLLASAVIVVFTGRFAEEVGAALGVGGTAVAVWDIAKWPVLLVLVSLMFAILFWASPNARQGGFRWVSPGGVLAVLIWLLVSGLFAFYVGNFGSYNKTYGALAGVIIFLVWLWLSNIAILLGAELDAELARARAINGGLRPVDREPYVELRDDRKLRSKGGGERAG from the coding sequence ATGGCCTCCGAGGAGTCTTCCCGTCCAGACCGGCGTGGCCCGGGTGCCGACCCCGCACCCGAGGGGCGGCGGCACGAGGCGGGTGTCGACCGCGACCGTGCGGAGCGGCGGGACCGCGTCTCCGAGGAGCGGCGGAACGAGTCGGGCACCGGTCGCGCCGATGCCCAGCGGCCGGGCGACCGCGAGGGGCGGCGGAGCGAGGCGGGTGCCGACCGCGACGAGGTGCCGGTAGGGCAGCAGGTGAGTGACGCGCCGGCGCATCCGGGCCGGTTGTCGCGCGGCGAGTGGTTGGCGGCGGCGCGCCGGACGGTGCGCGAATTCGGCGACGACGGCCTGACCGACCGGGCCGCGGCACTCACCTACTATGGCGTGCTCTCCATCTTCCCGGGCCTGCTGGTGCTGGTCTCGCTGCTGGGCCTGCTGGGCCCGGCGGCCACCCGGACGGTACGCGACACCGTCGCGGAATCGGTGCCCGAGCAGAACATCCGCGAGATCCTCGACGCCGCGATCGAACAGGCGCATCGGAGCGGCGGGTTGGCCGGTATCGCCGCGATCATCGGTCTGCTCGCCGCCTTCTGGTCCGCCTCCGGCTACGTCGCCGCTTTCATGCGCGCCTCCAACGCGATCTACGACGTGCCGGAGGGCCGACCGATCTGGAAGACCCTGCCGATCCGGGTAGGGGTGACCGCGGTGATCGGCGTGATGCTGCTGGCCAGCGCGGTGATCGTGGTCTTCACCGGCCGCTTCGCCGAGGAGGTCGGCGCGGCGCTGGGGGTGGGAGGCACGGCCGTGGCGGTGTGGGACATCGCCAAGTGGCCGGTGCTGCTGGTCCTGGTCAGCCTGATGTTCGCCATCCTCTTCTGGGCGTCGCCGAACGCGCGCCAGGGCGGCTTCCGCTGGGTGAGCCCCGGTGGGGTGCTGGCGGTGCTGATCTGGCTGCTGGTCTCCGGTCTGTTCGCCTTCTACGTCGGCAACTTCGGCTCGTACAACAAGACCTACGGGGCGCTCGCCGGGGTGATCATCTTCCTGGTCTGGCTCTGGCTGAGCAACATCGCGATTCTGCTCGGTGCGGAACTCGACGCCGAGCTGGCGCGTGCGCGGGCGATCAATGGCGGCCTCCGGCCGGTCGATCGGGAGCCCTACGTCGAGTTGCGCGACGACCGCAAGCTGCGCTCGAAGGGTGGTGGCGAGCGTGCCGGCTGA
- a CDS encoding TRAP transporter fused permease subunit, giving the protein MSAIRFIEDSGPERRGGHSRVAEAEAPAVGSDPVQIDPTDLAGRFEDEKPGRVLTGPVALALTAATLAISLLALWQVFRPLAQGSKYYLIFFLAGVLPLVFLAYPADLRLPRRLRARAGREPSASASRPTRPARSGPSRVDWLLAAAALAGCLYPVLPIALAGGGGGYDAFLDRQGLLVGMDVAMGTVLLLLLLEGCRRTTGWILPAVCLVFLGYGYYGGLLPQTWAVAHAGLDFGQLVDAFYNSDSGFYGTPLDVAATYIVLFTIYGAVLDLSGAGRFFVNLSAAAFRRSRTAAGRTAVASGFLLGTVSGSGAATTVSIGAVTWPILRRAGYPAERAGGMLAAAGVGAILSPPTLGAAAFIIAEYLGVSYLQVLGWAVVPTVLYYLGIVLSVEIDARRSGVRPAALAAGSAWRLLARSGYHFASLFAIVGLLAVGLSATRAVVLATVLAIALSFLDRADRLSPARLVAALSNGVRGVLAVTVVCAAAGVITATTTKTGLGPQAAALLVGAASAVSSEPAVVLALTALLAAVALSLLGLAVPVTASFVIGWVIIGPALLDLGVSAPAAAMFVFYFAVLSEVSPPTALAAVAAAAVTGGRLVPTMWHTLRYALPAYLIPLAFVITPTGLGLLGIGGPRRILVAAVVTALGVAVLAVAAGGWLPGVGPAGAAERVIGGAAGLTLLWLQPVPVAIGAVLAGVMAVGVFIRRGSAGPSGGTRAGSPA; this is encoded by the coding sequence GTGTCGGCTATCCGATTCATCGAAGATTCCGGACCTGAGCGTCGCGGCGGACATAGCCGAGTCGCGGAGGCGGAGGCACCCGCCGTCGGGTCCGATCCCGTTCAGATCGATCCGACCGACCTCGCCGGGCGGTTCGAGGACGAGAAGCCGGGCCGGGTGCTGACCGGACCGGTCGCCCTCGCGCTGACCGCAGCCACCCTGGCGATCAGCCTGCTGGCCCTCTGGCAGGTGTTCCGGCCGCTGGCACAGGGCAGCAAGTACTACCTGATCTTCTTCCTGGCCGGCGTACTCCCGCTGGTCTTTCTCGCCTATCCGGCCGACCTGCGACTGCCGCGCCGCCTGCGGGCGCGCGCAGGTAGGGAACCGTCAGCGTCGGCATCCCGCCCGACCAGGCCCGCCCGGTCCGGGCCCAGCCGCGTCGACTGGCTGCTCGCCGCCGCGGCGCTGGCCGGCTGCCTGTACCCGGTGCTGCCGATCGCCCTGGCCGGCGGTGGTGGCGGCTACGACGCCTTCCTCGACCGGCAGGGGCTGCTGGTCGGGATGGACGTGGCGATGGGCACCGTCCTGCTGCTCCTGCTGCTGGAGGGCTGCCGACGCACCACCGGCTGGATCCTGCCCGCCGTCTGTCTGGTCTTCCTCGGCTACGGCTACTACGGCGGGCTGCTGCCGCAGACCTGGGCGGTGGCGCACGCCGGGCTGGACTTCGGACAGTTGGTCGACGCCTTCTACAACTCCGACAGCGGCTTCTACGGCACCCCGCTGGACGTGGCCGCCACGTACATCGTGCTGTTCACCATCTACGGGGCGGTGCTCGACCTCTCCGGCGCCGGCCGGTTCTTCGTGAACCTGTCCGCCGCGGCGTTCCGGCGCTCGCGCACCGCCGCCGGCCGTACGGCGGTGGCCTCCGGGTTCCTGCTCGGCACCGTCTCCGGCTCCGGGGCTGCCACCACCGTCAGCATCGGCGCGGTCACCTGGCCGATCCTGCGTCGCGCCGGGTATCCGGCGGAGCGGGCCGGCGGGATGCTCGCCGCCGCCGGGGTGGGCGCCATCTTGTCCCCACCGACGCTCGGCGCGGCAGCTTTCATCATCGCCGAGTACCTCGGCGTGTCCTACCTCCAGGTACTCGGCTGGGCGGTGGTGCCGACCGTCCTCTACTACCTCGGCATCGTGCTCTCGGTGGAGATCGACGCGCGCCGCTCCGGGGTACGGCCCGCGGCTCTCGCGGCCGGTTCCGCCTGGCGGCTGCTGGCCCGGTCCGGGTATCACTTCGCCTCCCTCTTCGCCATCGTCGGGTTGCTCGCCGTCGGGCTGTCGGCAACCCGGGCCGTGGTGCTGGCCACCGTCCTCGCGATCGCCCTGTCCTTCCTGGACCGGGCGGACCGGCTCAGCCCGGCCCGGCTGGTCGCCGCGCTCTCCAACGGCGTACGCGGAGTTCTCGCGGTCACCGTCGTCTGCGCGGCGGCCGGCGTCATCACCGCCACCACCACCAAGACCGGTCTCGGTCCGCAGGCCGCCGCGCTCCTGGTCGGCGCCGCGAGTGCGGTCAGCTCCGAGCCGGCCGTGGTGCTCGCGCTGACCGCGCTGCTCGCCGCCGTCGCGCTCAGCCTGCTCGGCCTGGCGGTCCCGGTGACCGCGTCGTTCGTGATCGGCTGGGTGATCATCGGGCCGGCCCTGCTGGACCTCGGGGTCAGCGCTCCCGCCGCCGCCATGTTCGTCTTCTACTTCGCGGTGCTGTCCGAGGTGTCGCCACCGACCGCGCTCGCCGCCGTCGCCGCCGCCGCGGTCACCGGCGGACGGCTGGTGCCGACCATGTGGCACACCCTGCGGTACGCGCTGCCGGCGTACCTGATTCCGCTGGCATTCGTGATCACCCCGACCGGGCTCGGCCTGCTCGGCATCGGCGGGCCCCGGCGCATCCTCGTCGCAGCCGTCGTCACGGCCCTCGGTGTCGCGGTGCTGGCAGTCGCGGCGGGCGGCTGGCTGCCCGGTGTCGGCCCGGCGGGCGCGGCGGAACGCGTCATCGGCGGGGCCGCCGGCCTGACGCTGCTCTGGCTGCAACCCGTGCCCGTCGCGATCGGTGCCGTGCTGGCCGGCGTCATGGCGGTGGGCGTGTTCATACGACGCGGATCCGCCGGTCCCTCCGGCGGAACGCGAGCCGGATCACCGGCATGA